From the genome of Streptomyces sp. V1I1, one region includes:
- a CDS encoding transposase, producing the protein MKAELDYSRGPEKTWVYGALRVRDGQQVTMTAPSRNSVFYQQFLQKVEDANPIGDIYVITDNLSSHNSLSTRTWLEDHPRIRHVFIPVGACWLNLQEGWWRIFRKAALAGQSFAGPDEITQATAVATAQLNARARPWIWGRPAPPTRQLRRRYVYCL; encoded by the coding sequence TCAAAGCCGAACTCGACTACAGCCGCGGGCCGGAGAAGACCTGGGTCTACGGAGCCCTGCGCGTCCGCGACGGGCAGCAGGTCACCATGACCGCACCGTCACGGAACAGCGTCTTCTACCAGCAGTTCCTGCAGAAAGTGGAGGACGCCAACCCCATCGGTGACATCTACGTGATCACCGACAACCTGTCCTCCCACAACAGCCTGTCCACCCGGACATGGTTGGAGGACCACCCCCGCATCCGGCACGTCTTCATCCCCGTCGGCGCCTGCTGGCTCAACCTGCAGGAAGGCTGGTGGCGGATCTTCCGCAAAGCCGCCCTGGCCGGCCAGTCCTTCGCCGGCCCGGACGAGATCACCCAAGCCACGGCCGTGGCCACCGCCCAGCTCAACGCCCGTGCCAGACCGTGGATCTGGGGCCGACCAGCCCCGCCCACCCGCCAACTACGACGCCGATACGTGTACTGCCTTTGA
- a CDS encoding ABC transporter substrate-binding protein has protein sequence MIRRRSRQIGIAAVALAFAVVSGCGQKPGVSGLYAGPNGPSGQGTAAGALGGVGTDGQPVDPGALDTGAQGVGAGAGTDAAGPGTGTGTGTGGTGDRGGSGGGTSGPVPPGIGDATPLKPGEPIKIGVHAPVTGAAAVPQNSIERAVGVYADYINKKGGINGRKLQVKLENDNFDPSTAVSKCKSFIEQKYFLVIGSAGADQIDACARYANSRQWPYISGGVHESNPRLGSLNALRTYFAAYLTYEQQAPMITREMRAAFSGQKVGLIVAENDNLDNYAKIQGNSLKQAFGTKLVLNDRAPKKIQSEAASIAAKICNSGAKAVVWNASPGGLVNVSKALTCSVKFYGPGNTSGLNLVATGGCPQINGARFFSSFPQLDRIDAIDPEFRKAYKAKNGGADPDDIAINAWGLEKLVGQMLQAAGKNLSHRTFMATLNSGKTFDSGVFPSAKFAPNKKFGGSAMYLLEADCGSRQYKTRPGRYKQ, from the coding sequence GTGATCCGGCGACGGTCGAGGCAGATCGGTATCGCAGCGGTGGCGCTGGCGTTTGCGGTGGTCTCGGGCTGCGGGCAGAAGCCGGGCGTGAGCGGGCTTTACGCCGGGCCGAATGGACCGAGTGGACAGGGCACCGCTGCAGGTGCGCTCGGAGGGGTTGGTACGGACGGTCAGCCGGTTGACCCAGGCGCCCTGGACACCGGCGCGCAGGGCGTGGGTGCGGGCGCTGGCACAGACGCCGCCGGTCCCGGTACCGGGACCGGGACGGGCACTGGGGGTACCGGTGACAGGGGCGGCAGCGGTGGCGGCACCAGCGGGCCGGTGCCGCCGGGTATCGGCGATGCCACGCCGCTGAAGCCGGGCGAGCCGATCAAGATCGGCGTGCACGCACCGGTGACAGGCGCGGCGGCGGTCCCCCAGAACTCGATCGAGCGCGCGGTGGGCGTGTACGCCGACTACATCAACAAGAAGGGCGGGATCAACGGGCGGAAGCTCCAGGTCAAGCTCGAGAACGACAACTTCGACCCGTCGACTGCGGTATCGAAGTGCAAGAGCTTCATCGAACAGAAGTACTTCCTGGTCATCGGTTCCGCCGGTGCCGACCAGATCGACGCCTGCGCGCGCTACGCGAACTCCCGGCAGTGGCCCTACATCTCGGGCGGTGTGCATGAGTCCAATCCGCGTCTCGGTTCACTGAACGCGCTGCGGACTTACTTCGCGGCCTACCTCACCTACGAGCAGCAGGCGCCGATGATCACACGTGAGATGAGGGCGGCCTTCTCCGGGCAGAAAGTCGGGCTGATCGTCGCGGAGAACGATAATCTGGACAACTACGCGAAGATACAGGGCAATTCACTGAAGCAGGCGTTCGGAACCAAACTCGTGCTGAACGACCGCGCTCCGAAGAAGATCCAGTCCGAAGCGGCGTCGATCGCGGCGAAGATTTGCAACAGCGGTGCGAAGGCGGTCGTGTGGAACGCGAGCCCTGGCGGCCTGGTGAATGTGTCCAAGGCGCTGACGTGCAGCGTGAAGTTCTACGGTCCCGGGAACACGAGCGGGCTGAACCTGGTCGCCACGGGTGGATGTCCGCAGATCAACGGCGCCCGGTTCTTCTCGTCATTCCCGCAACTGGACAGGATAGACGCGATCGACCCCGAGTTCCGGAAAGCGTATAAGGCGAAGAACGGTGGAGCTGATCCGGACGATATCGCAATCAATGCCTGGGGCCTCGAGAAGCTGGTCGGTCAGATGCTCCAGGCGGCCGGCAAGAACCTGAGCCACCGCACGTTCATGGCGACGCTCAACAGTGGCAAGACCTTCGACTCCGGGGTGTTCCCGTCGGCCAAGTTCGCACCGAACAAGAAGTTCGGCGGCAGCGCGATGTACCTGCTGGAAGCCGACTGTGGTTCGCGGCAGTACAAGACCCGGCCCGGGAGGTACAAGCAGTGA
- a CDS encoding branched-chain amino acid ABC transporter permease yields the protein MSQELVVALVNGLFRGSVYALVALGIVLVYRATGVFNFAQTEFGTTGLFAAFVAVEMWHWDYALGLLFGISVAVVMGLVTERVVIRPLQHSSKVTLLVGTAGVATTAIGIQFWLTNEQPIREMPPIVEGSIATVLGVAITSQKVITVLVLIAVALALAAFFRSPSGLAIQAAQQEATAAELVGISVRRVSMMTWGIAAALGGLAGILSGPNDTFTAAFLTFGGGAALLPGLMAAVLAGMRSMPGALAGGLLVGFVEQLGALSALAGLPGPKAAILFVFLLVVLLLRPEGLFARKVVGA from the coding sequence GTGAGCCAGGAGCTGGTCGTCGCCCTGGTCAACGGGTTGTTCCGGGGCAGTGTGTACGCGTTGGTAGCGCTGGGCATCGTGCTGGTGTACCGCGCGACCGGTGTGTTCAACTTCGCGCAGACGGAGTTCGGCACCACCGGCTTGTTCGCAGCCTTCGTGGCCGTGGAAATGTGGCACTGGGACTACGCGCTGGGCCTGCTGTTCGGCATATCCGTGGCCGTCGTCATGGGGCTGGTGACGGAGCGAGTGGTGATCCGTCCGTTGCAGCACAGCTCGAAGGTGACGCTGCTGGTAGGTACCGCCGGTGTCGCGACGACCGCGATCGGCATCCAGTTCTGGCTCACCAACGAGCAGCCGATCCGGGAGATGCCGCCGATCGTCGAGGGCTCGATCGCCACGGTTCTGGGAGTCGCCATCACCAGCCAGAAGGTGATCACAGTGCTGGTACTGATCGCGGTGGCGCTGGCGCTGGCGGCGTTCTTCCGGTCGCCGTCCGGGCTGGCGATCCAGGCCGCGCAGCAGGAGGCCACCGCCGCCGAACTGGTGGGCATCAGCGTGCGCCGGGTGTCGATGATGACATGGGGAATCGCCGCGGCCCTTGGTGGGCTGGCGGGGATCCTGTCGGGTCCCAACGACACCTTCACCGCGGCGTTCCTCACCTTCGGCGGCGGTGCGGCGCTGCTGCCCGGCCTCATGGCCGCGGTGCTCGCCGGGATGCGCAGCATGCCCGGGGCGCTGGCCGGCGGCCTTCTGGTGGGCTTCGTGGAGCAGTTGGGGGCGCTCAGCGCGCTGGCCGGCCTGCCCGGGCCGAAGGCGGCGATCCTTTTCGTGTTCCTGCTGGTAGTCCTGCTGCTTCGCCCAGAGGGCCTGTTCGCGCGAAAGGTGGTCGGCGCATGA
- a CDS encoding branched-chain amino acid ABC transporter permease has translation MVGKPESRFRPTIAGWFARGLAWAALAWFVFAVPGNFLSPFALDGEDIGHLITAAVFVITGLSLNILIGYTGTISLGHQAFVGIGAFMAAYMEVDLGIDFWLAVPIAAIVGGVQAAVLGAISLRLTGLYFALVTFAYGVFTEESIFGIISFTGGDAGKAVTRPMGFQSPSAYYYLCLGFVVVVLWLDWRLTRTKGGRALQALRENPRVASSYGINVKAYTLLAFVTSGVFAAVAGALFAHGKDLIVPQNFGFELALSFILMTVVGGLRNRAGVVIGSAFFALMEGGWLFKTWLFDTVGVDWLIEDGIGLPLSFVPHVLGPILLILTLTTHPGGIGQQIAPIKEWMLGRKFNIHTGKVRDVEVTDVRA, from the coding sequence GTGGTGGGGAAGCCCGAGTCACGGTTCCGGCCGACCATCGCCGGGTGGTTCGCCCGCGGCTTGGCGTGGGCGGCCCTGGCGTGGTTCGTGTTCGCGGTTCCCGGCAACTTCCTGTCGCCCTTCGCCCTCGATGGCGAGGACATCGGACATCTGATCACCGCTGCAGTGTTCGTGATCACCGGGCTCTCGCTCAACATCCTGATCGGATACACCGGCACCATCTCGCTCGGCCACCAGGCGTTCGTGGGAATCGGGGCGTTCATGGCGGCCTACATGGAGGTCGACCTAGGGATCGACTTCTGGCTGGCGGTGCCGATCGCGGCGATCGTGGGTGGCGTGCAGGCAGCGGTGCTCGGTGCGATTTCGCTGCGGCTCACCGGGTTGTACTTCGCGCTGGTCACCTTCGCCTATGGCGTGTTCACCGAGGAGAGCATCTTCGGGATCATCAGCTTCACGGGCGGTGACGCCGGCAAGGCGGTCACGCGGCCGATGGGGTTCCAGAGCCCCTCGGCCTACTACTACCTGTGCCTCGGGTTCGTGGTCGTGGTGCTGTGGCTGGATTGGCGTTTGACCAGAACGAAGGGCGGACGGGCACTGCAGGCCCTGCGGGAGAACCCGAGGGTGGCGTCCTCCTATGGGATCAACGTCAAGGCCTACACGTTGCTCGCGTTCGTCACCTCGGGAGTGTTCGCGGCCGTGGCCGGAGCGCTGTTCGCGCACGGCAAGGACCTGATCGTCCCGCAGAACTTCGGCTTTGAGCTGGCGCTGTCGTTCATCTTGATGACCGTCGTGGGCGGCTTGCGGAACCGTGCGGGAGTGGTGATCGGCTCGGCGTTCTTCGCACTCATGGAGGGCGGCTGGCTGTTCAAGACCTGGCTGTTCGACACCGTCGGCGTGGACTGGCTGATTGAGGACGGCATCGGGTTGCCGCTGAGCTTCGTGCCACATGTCCTCGGCCCCATCCTGCTGATCCTGACGCTGACCACCCACCCGGGCGGTATCGGACAGCAGATCGCGCCGATCAAGGAATGGATGCTCGGCCGGAAATTCAACATCCACACCGGGAAGGTGCGGGACGTGGAGGTCACCGATGTCCGTGCTTGA
- a CDS encoding ABC transporter ATP-binding protein, translating to MSVLEVDNVSINFGGVKALQHIDLKVGEWEIVGIIGPNGAGKTTLFNCITGFYSPTSGSVRYRGTNITGKPVHERTKLGIGRTFQNVGLVKNTTVLENLVTAQHLETDYDPFAGILGGPATFAEERRLADRAHQILELMNLEGVAQARVADLPYGVLKKVEIAAVLATDPDLLLLDEPGSGMGPEEAHQLGDTLLELREKFGVTIVMIDHHVPLVTRVSDYVYCLNFGQVLTEGKPDEVRRHPEVVRAYLGEDPEEPEAPTVAAADAPATERAREEYV from the coding sequence ATGTCCGTGCTTGAGGTCGACAACGTCAGTATCAACTTCGGCGGCGTGAAGGCGCTGCAGCACATTGACCTGAAGGTTGGGGAGTGGGAGATCGTCGGCATCATCGGCCCGAATGGGGCCGGCAAGACGACGCTGTTCAACTGCATCACCGGGTTCTACAGCCCCACCAGCGGCAGCGTCCGCTACCGGGGCACGAACATCACCGGCAAGCCGGTGCACGAGCGCACCAAGCTCGGGATCGGCCGCACGTTCCAGAACGTCGGCCTGGTGAAGAACACCACCGTGCTGGAGAACCTGGTGACCGCCCAGCACCTGGAGACCGACTACGACCCGTTCGCCGGCATCCTCGGTGGACCGGCCACTTTCGCCGAGGAGCGCAGGCTCGCCGACCGGGCGCACCAGATCCTCGAGCTGATGAACCTCGAGGGAGTCGCGCAGGCCCGAGTGGCCGACCTGCCCTACGGCGTGCTCAAGAAGGTAGAGATCGCCGCGGTGCTGGCCACCGACCCCGACCTGCTGCTTCTGGACGAGCCGGGTTCGGGCATGGGCCCGGAGGAAGCCCACCAGCTCGGCGACACGCTGCTCGAACTGCGCGAGAAGTTCGGCGTGACGATCGTGATGATCGACCACCATGTGCCGCTCGTCACCAGGGTGTCCGACTACGTCTACTGCCTCAATTTCGGCCAGGTGCTGACGGAAGGCAAACCGGACGAGGTGCGGCGGCATCCCGAGGTCGTGCGCGCCTACCTGGGCGAGGACCCGGAGGAACCTGAGGCACCCACGGTCGCCGCGGCCGACGCGCCGGCCACCGAGCGGGCGAGGGAGGAGTACGTCTGA
- a CDS encoding ABC transporter ATP-binding protein: protein MMALLEVRDLVVGYDQYPVLHGVSFDVEQGECCVLLGLNGAGKTTTVTTVAGMLQPQSGSITFDGKELRKGSPSQRVAGGISLSPEGRRLFPRLTVSQNLKLGAWSRRRDSKTLNRQMDLVLDYFPRLAERENQIAGTLSGGEQQMLAVARAMMSRPKLLLIDEASLGLSPTVARTVWEVTSRIKADGTTVLMVEQNAGALPFADRALIMEKGTLVYTGVGDELRTVNLREAYLGSGA from the coding sequence CTGATGGCGCTGCTCGAAGTGCGCGACCTTGTGGTCGGCTACGACCAGTACCCGGTGCTGCACGGCGTCAGCTTCGACGTCGAGCAGGGCGAGTGCTGCGTGCTGCTCGGCCTCAACGGCGCGGGCAAGACCACCACGGTCACCACAGTCGCGGGGATGCTGCAGCCGCAGTCCGGCTCCATCACCTTCGACGGCAAGGAGCTGCGCAAGGGCTCGCCGTCACAGCGGGTGGCCGGCGGCATCTCGCTCAGCCCGGAGGGCCGGCGGCTGTTCCCTCGGCTGACGGTGAGTCAGAACCTCAAGCTCGGCGCGTGGTCCCGCCGCCGCGACTCCAAGACGCTCAACCGGCAGATGGACCTCGTGCTGGACTACTTCCCGCGCCTGGCCGAGCGGGAGAACCAGATCGCCGGCACGCTGTCCGGCGGCGAGCAGCAGATGCTGGCGGTGGCGCGCGCGATGATGTCCCGCCCCAAACTGCTACTGATCGACGAAGCCTCGCTCGGCCTGTCGCCCACCGTGGCGCGCACGGTTTGGGAGGTCACCTCGCGGATCAAGGCCGACGGCACCACGGTGCTGATGGTGGAACAGAACGCAGGCGCGCTGCCGTTCGCGGACCGCGCGCTGATCATGGAAAAGGGAACGTTGGTGTACACCGGCGTGGGAGACGAGTTGCGGACCGTCAACCTGCGCGAGGCGTACCTCGGATCAGGTGCATAG
- a CDS encoding lytic transglycosylase domain-containing protein, which translates to MAVYQVAQPAEASQVFAGAVDGGRPLYPEPPPVGALLLEPSPAPSATHADERDRTDRMQPVGAVAIPARVLAAYRNAVAVLNERQPGCGLRWPLLAAIGRVESGHARGGRVNADGRTITPILGPRLDGGPGVAAIRDTDNGVYDRDTVWDHAVGPMQFIPSTWHRWGTDGNGDGTADPHNVGDSTLAAAHYLCAAGGDVSRDGGLRRAVLAYNHSERYLDLVLAWMRVYAGEAAAVETSPAMQPTHTAPPEPRPSDELSRRDKEPPRQPPRQGKEPPRQESPAPSPDGPPERHEPDEPAPSDQPSEPEVPDLPLTTDE; encoded by the coding sequence GTGGCGGTGTACCAGGTCGCGCAGCCGGCCGAAGCCAGCCAGGTCTTCGCGGGAGCGGTTGACGGCGGAAGACCGCTGTACCCTGAGCCGCCACCGGTGGGCGCCCTGTTGCTGGAGCCCTCACCGGCTCCGTCGGCGACGCACGCCGACGAGCGTGATCGTACGGATCGGATGCAGCCGGTAGGGGCCGTCGCGATCCCCGCGCGGGTGCTGGCCGCCTACCGGAATGCGGTGGCCGTGCTGAACGAGCGGCAACCTGGTTGTGGGCTCAGATGGCCGCTGCTGGCGGCGATCGGCCGCGTGGAATCGGGTCACGCCCGCGGTGGCCGGGTCAATGCGGACGGCAGGACCATCACCCCCATCCTCGGCCCCCGACTGGACGGCGGCCCCGGTGTGGCGGCGATCCGCGATACGGACAACGGGGTCTACGACCGTGACACCGTATGGGACCACGCAGTCGGTCCTATGCAGTTCATTCCCTCGACGTGGCACCGTTGGGGAACCGATGGCAACGGCGACGGCACCGCCGACCCGCACAACGTGGGCGACTCCACGCTCGCGGCGGCCCACTACCTGTGCGCCGCGGGAGGAGACGTGAGCCGGGACGGCGGCCTGCGCCGAGCCGTGCTCGCGTACAACCACTCCGAGCGGTACCTGGACCTAGTGCTGGCGTGGATGCGCGTCTACGCGGGCGAGGCGGCGGCGGTCGAGACCTCGCCGGCCATGCAACCGACGCACACTGCGCCGCCGGAACCGCGCCCCAGCGATGAGCTCTCACGGCGGGACAAGGAACCACCACGACAGCCTCCACGGCAGGGCAAGGAACCACCGCGACAGGAGAGCCCGGCCCCGAGCCCAGACGGACCACCTGAGCGGCATGAGCCGGACGAGCCCGCTCCGTCGGATCAGCCATCCGAGCCGGAGGTACCGGATCTGCCGCTGACCACTGATGAGTAG
- a CDS encoding lytic transglycosylase domain-containing protein produces MLQAYQRAVDNTRASEPGCHLQLPLLAAIGKVESGHARGGDVDAQGTTRTPILGPRLDGSPGVAAIADTDHGVYDDDTVWDRAVGSMQFIPSTWRSWAADGNADRRADPNNVFDASLAAGGYLCAAGDDVATPEGLRRAVLAYNHSESYLNLVLAWMRVYSGGPVAVPDTPGSDSDTAPSAPRRHARQPEHAPPPRRADNTLEPGRPAGNQPAPAPSPGTSTPGGEGGGAPGGAPPSSPNAPTLPAPVPTSPAPPSTVPTINTGTTG; encoded by the coding sequence GTGCTGCAGGCCTATCAGCGGGCGGTGGACAACACCAGGGCATCGGAGCCGGGTTGCCACCTCCAGCTGCCGTTGCTGGCGGCGATCGGGAAGGTGGAGTCCGGGCATGCGCGGGGCGGTGATGTCGACGCGCAGGGCACCACTCGGACGCCGATTCTGGGACCGCGGTTGGACGGCAGTCCCGGTGTGGCGGCGATCGCCGACACGGATCACGGGGTCTACGACGACGACACCGTCTGGGACCGCGCGGTCGGATCCATGCAGTTCATCCCGTCCACCTGGCGCAGCTGGGCCGCCGACGGCAATGCCGACAGGAGGGCCGATCCGAACAACGTCTTCGACGCTTCGCTGGCCGCAGGCGGGTACCTGTGCGCGGCCGGCGATGATGTGGCCACACCCGAGGGGCTGCGGCGGGCCGTGCTCGCGTACAACCACTCAGAGTCCTATCTCAACCTGGTACTGGCCTGGATGCGCGTATATTCCGGCGGCCCTGTCGCGGTGCCCGACACACCGGGCTCGGATTCTGACACCGCACCGAGTGCGCCCCGCCGCCACGCACGGCAACCGGAACACGCACCACCGCCACGCAGGGCGGACAACACTCTGGAACCGGGGCGACCCGCCGGCAACCAGCCCGCTCCGGCGCCATCCCCGGGCACGAGTACGCCGGGCGGTGAGGGGGGCGGCGCCCCCGGTGGTGCCCCGCCTTCGTCGCCCAACGCACCGACCCTGCCGGCTCCCGTCCCGACCTCGCCGGCACCTCCGTCGACTGTGCCAACCATCAACACTGGGACCACCGGTTGA
- a CDS encoding IS3 family transposase, which translates to MTAERLPVQLAARVLPVAELGYHTWKDRPPSAQSVRDAWPTEAITGIHLASRGTYGSRRVHAGLDLGSVIHVSHGTVELGAAEFWQAVRGRLEGV; encoded by the coding sequence ATGACCGCCGAGCGGCTGCCGGTCCAGCTGGCCGCCCGCGTCTTGCCCGTCGCAGAGTTGGGCTACCACACCTGGAAGGACCGTCCGCCCTCGGCCCAGTCGGTCAGGGACGCCTGGCCGACCGAGGCCATTACCGGCATTCACCTCGCCTCCCGTGGCACCTACGGCTCCCGCCGCGTCCACGCCGGACTCGACCTGGGATCAGTCATCCACGTCAGCCACGGCACGGTGGAGCTGGGGGCCGCCGAGTTCTGGCAGGCGGTGCGCGGCCGCCTAGAGGGTGTCTGA
- a CDS encoding ribose-phosphate pyrophosphokinase — protein sequence MREIAVFSGSAHPELAAEVCAHLGVPLNPVRVNRFANDCLEVQLQANCRERDVFLIQPLVTPVQENLVELLLMCDAARGASASRITVVMPHYAYARSDKKDAPRISVGGRLVADLLVASGASRVLALTLHSPQVHGFFSVPVDHLHALRELAQHFRRYDLSNTTVVSPDLGNAKEAAAFARLLGTKVAAGAKQRFADDRVSISSVIGDIADRDVIVLDDEIAKGSTVLELLDRLRELGARSIRVACTHGLFSAGALKRLSEQPDVLEIVCTNTVPIPIEHRTDKLRVLSIAPALAEAVRRIHNGESVSALFDAP from the coding sequence GTGCGAGAGATCGCCGTGTTCAGCGGTAGTGCCCACCCCGAACTGGCGGCCGAGGTGTGCGCCCACCTAGGGGTTCCTCTGAATCCGGTGCGGGTGAACCGGTTCGCGAACGATTGTCTCGAGGTGCAACTGCAGGCGAACTGCCGCGAACGGGATGTCTTCCTGATCCAGCCGCTGGTCACTCCCGTGCAGGAGAACCTCGTCGAGCTGTTGCTTATGTGTGACGCCGCTCGCGGGGCCTCCGCCAGCCGTATCACCGTGGTGATGCCGCATTACGCCTATGCCCGGTCCGACAAGAAGGACGCGCCAAGGATCTCTGTCGGCGGACGCCTGGTGGCGGACTTGCTGGTCGCCTCGGGAGCAAGTCGTGTTCTGGCACTGACGCTGCACTCGCCGCAGGTGCACGGGTTCTTCTCTGTTCCGGTGGACCACCTGCATGCGCTGAGGGAGCTTGCGCAGCACTTCCGCCGCTACGACCTGTCCAATACGACGGTCGTGTCCCCGGACCTGGGCAACGCAAAGGAGGCGGCAGCCTTCGCCCGGCTGTTGGGCACGAAGGTGGCTGCTGGGGCCAAGCAGCGCTTCGCCGATGACCGGGTGAGCATCAGCTCTGTCATCGGGGACATTGCCGACCGGGATGTCATCGTGTTGGACGACGAGATCGCCAAGGGCAGTACGGTCCTTGAGCTCTTGGACCGGCTACGCGAGTTGGGAGCGCGTTCTATCCGCGTTGCCTGTACGCACGGACTGTTTTCGGCGGGAGCCCTCAAACGATTGTCAGAACAGCCCGATGTGCTGGAGATCGTGTGCACCAACACCGTGCCCATACCGATCGAGCACCGCACCGACAAATTGCGGGTCCTGTCGATCGCCCCGGCGTTGGCTGAAGCGGTTCGGCGCATCCACAACGGCGAATCAGTGAGCGCGCTGTTCGACGCGCCCTGA
- a CDS encoding transposase has translation MIPRAFPPAPGWSPDGHRIKNEIDYSRGPEKTWVYGGLRVRDGQEITMAASSRNSAFYQQFLQQVEDANPTGEIWIVTDNLSSHNSLSTRTWLEDHPRIRHAFIPVGACWLNLQEGWWRIFRKTALAGRSFANPDDITHATAVATAQLNARARPWIWGRPAPPTRQLRRRYVYCL, from the coding sequence GTGATCCCGCGCGCCTTCCCGCCCGCGCCGGGCTGGTCGCCGGACGGGCACCGCATCAAGAACGAGATCGACTACAGCCGCGGGCCGGAGAAGACTTGGGTATACGGCGGCCTGCGCGTGAGGGACGGCCAGGAGATCACCATGGCCGCATCCTCCCGCAACAGCGCCTTCTACCAGCAGTTCCTGCAACAGGTCGAGGACGCCAACCCGACCGGGGAGATCTGGATCGTCACCGACAACCTGTCTTCCCACAACAGCCTGTCCACCCGGACCTGGCTGGAGGATCACCCGCGGATCCGGCACGCGTTCATCCCGGTCGGCGCGTGCTGGCTCAACCTGCAGGAGGGCTGGTGGCGGATCTTCCGCAAGACAGCCCTGGCCGGCCGGTCCTTCGCCAACCCGGACGACATCACCCACGCCACGGCCGTGGCCACCGCCCAGCTCAACGCCCGTGCCAGACCATGGATCTGGGGCCGACCAGCCCCGCCCACCCGCCAACTACGACGCCGATATGTGTACTGCCTTTGA
- a CDS encoding class I SAM-dependent methyltransferase: MSKETAVYTHGHHESVLRSHRWRTAANSAAYLIGELRPGLDVLDVGCGPGTITADLAELVAPGQVTGVDAAEDVLHQARETAAERGLDNVHFAVADVHALDFPDDSFDVVHAHQVLQHVGDPVQALREMRRVCRPGGVVAARDSDYGAFTWFPEVPALDEWQELYQRVARANGGEPDAGRRLLSWARAAGFTDITATAAAWCFTAPDERAWWSGLWADRTTASAYAKLAVDGGHTTAGQLAAIADGWREWGGRADAWFMVPHGELLCRA; encoded by the coding sequence ATGTCGAAGGAGACCGCCGTCTACACCCATGGGCACCACGAGTCGGTGCTGCGTTCGCACCGCTGGCGGACCGCCGCCAACTCCGCGGCGTACCTCATCGGTGAACTCCGCCCAGGACTGGACGTGTTGGACGTGGGCTGCGGGCCCGGCACCATCACCGCGGATCTGGCCGAGCTGGTCGCGCCGGGGCAGGTGACGGGCGTCGACGCCGCCGAGGACGTACTGCACCAGGCGCGCGAGACCGCCGCCGAACGCGGCCTGGACAATGTCCACTTCGCGGTCGCCGACGTTCACGCACTGGACTTCCCCGACGACTCCTTCGATGTCGTCCACGCCCACCAGGTGCTGCAGCACGTCGGCGACCCGGTGCAAGCGCTGCGTGAGATGCGGCGGGTCTGCCGGCCCGGCGGCGTCGTCGCGGCGCGCGACAGCGACTACGGTGCCTTCACCTGGTTCCCCGAAGTCCCGGCGCTGGACGAGTGGCAGGAGCTCTACCAGCGGGTTGCCCGGGCGAACGGCGGTGAGCCGGACGCCGGTCGCCGGCTGCTGTCCTGGGCGCGCGCCGCAGGCTTCACCGACATCACCGCCACCGCCGCCGCCTGGTGCTTCACCGCGCCGGACGAGCGCGCGTGGTGGAGCGGACTGTGGGCGGACCGTACAACCGCGTCGGCGTACGCAAAGCTCGCGGTCGACGGCGGCCATACCACCGCCGGGCAGCTGGCGGCGATCGCCGACGGCTGGCGGGAGTGGGGCGGCCGGGCCGACGCCTGGTTCATGGTTCCGCACGGCGAATTGCTCTGCCGCGCATGA